The genomic region GAAGGCGGAATCGATGATTCACAACCTGCTTATAAAGAATATTCAGGAGGATGGGGTCCTGCAACAAATGCCCTTCCTGCAGGAATGTCTGTTACAGGTAATAATGCAGATCTGACAAAGGCAACTACTTTCACTATAATGATTGACAAGACAGTCTTTGAATGTGAATCATTCAGATGGGCAATGAATGTCGTAATTGATGATGACAATGATCCAGGACCGGATAATGCACAGTGCAAGTATCCTATAGGATGGGGATGGAGCTCACCAGCATGTGATTACGTTCCTATGGAAATAAGCTGTGACCAGGGAGAAATACCTGAATTCCCAACTGTTGCACTGCCTATTGCCGCAATTATCGGTCTGGCATTTGTGTTCCAGCGCCGTAAGGACTAATCAGAAAAGTCAGTAAACAAATATGGGCCGGTATAACCGGTCTGATCTATTTTTTTCTTCTGTTTCTCATTGCTTACTAGCGATATGTCTATATGTGATCAGCCAGTAGCAGATTCCATCTTTTGCTTTCAGGGTCTGAATCCCCGAAATCGATAAAGAATATATAGAATAAATCCATTTAATCACCATTCACATTGCGGGAGTTGCCCAGCCTGGCCAAAGGCGCTAGGTTCAGAGCCTAGTCTCGTAGGAGTTCATGCGTTCGAATCGCATCTCCCGCACCATATTACTATTTTTTGTCTTCACAATGATATTCTTTTTTTGAATCCATAAACTTTTTGTTCCAAACGATTCTATTATTCCCAACAGTTTCTGGTATTCCGTTTAGTATATCAATTTGTTTTATTCGCTTTAATCTTCTTTTTACAATGGTGCAGACTAATTCAGGGATTAATCCTGAATTTATTAATTTTCTTATGAACCCATATCAAAACTATAAATACTATCTCTCTGAATGTTATTATGGGGATATGAATGGAATTCAGAGAAATCTCTGATGATCAATGGAAATTTATTAAGCCACATTTACCACCACAACCAATAACCGGAAGAAAGAGGGCTGATGACCGTAAGGTCATCAATGGTATTCTCTTTGTTCTGATAACTGGTTGCAGATGGGGAGATATGCCAGCTATTTATGGTTCCCAGGCAACTGCCTGGAGAAGGCTGAAAAGATGGTCAGAGGAAGGTATATGGAACAGGATAATGGAATCCCTTCGGGATTCCGCTTACCAGAATGGTAAGTTCTCTATGGATGTTGTATGTGTTGATAGCAGTTTCATTGAAACTAAAAAAGGGGAGAAGACTCCACATACAACGGTCATAAAAAAAGGAAAGGCATAAAGATTCATGTTTGTGTAAGTTGTGACGGTTTTCCATTGACGATCCAAATTGCTTCTGGAAAGGAACATGATAGTCAACAATTTATCAAGATCATGGAAAGTATCAAGGTTAAGACTGATAGAAAACCAAGAACAAGACCATTAGAAGTACTTGCAGATTCAGCTTATGATAATGTTGCTATACGGAAGTATCTAAGATCCAGAGCTATAAAAAGTAACATTCCAGTCAACAGCAGGAATGAAAAACACAGAAAAAGAGGAAGACCTACAAGATTCGAGTATGAGTCATATCATAAAAGAGGAACTATAGAACGATTCTTTGCATGGTTGAAGATGGGATTCAGGAAAATAGCAAGTAGGTATGAAAGACTGAATATTGTTTTCAAAGGGTTATTAGATATTGCATGCTTCTTGTTATGCTGGAAAAAGATAGGGGAAAGGTTTTGAAATAGGCTCATTCTAAAATCATGTTCAAATACAGTTATTTTTACATGTCCAACTGGCAAGTAACGTTCAATAGCAGTTATTTTTGTCTCTTTTTTTGCATTTTTTATTATTTTTCTTAGTATCAATTTATGATTATTTTTTATAAGGATGTCCATTTGTATATTTTGGTTCGATTTTACAACAACTGATCCATTTATTACGCTGAAATTTCCATTTCTATGAATTGTAGTTTCTCTTACTTCGATTGCTAAAGGATTGAGTTTTCTTCCTAATTTTTCTTTTTCAATATTGTACTGTATCTTGAAACTTAGTATGAGCGTTGATAATTTTGAGAATAGATTTGCTATCTTCACTATATATTTGGGACTGAATACAAAGTGATTTTCAAGGCTATTTTTGTAATCATCTATTTTGTTTGCCTCTTGTTTCCTTAATTTTTCCAACTCAATGCCATTAAAAATAGACCAACCTTTCAATGATTTTTTAGATTCATAGTTAAAGAAATACCTCTCATATCCTGGAGCATTCTTTTCGATTAAGATTGCTGAACGGAATGCGAAATATAGAATCTTTGCAGAATTAAATATGTCATTTTGTGTAAATATTATCAATTGTGATTTATTGTCATAAGTCTCGGATTCAAAACATTTTTTGATACTCCATCCAGGTACATACAATTCTGCTCTAAGTTCATCTGTAACTAGCGACAAAGGTGTTTTAACATTATGTTTTTCCATAAAGTCTCTATTCATGGTATAGAATAATCTATATCCTAAGGCTAAACCATTGCAGATATCAAGCATGTCGTCAAAATTGGAGATTACTTCTTTTGAAAAAAGTTCTAGACGGTTATTCTTATCTTCGTAAACAGTTGTACTTGGTGGTTTGTATACTACTCCTCCATGAGCAATAGCGTTTCTAATTGTATGATTGTAGGGTCTTGCTAAATAGTTATATTTGCCTGACTTTTCTAATTCTTCTACCCTCTTGTATACGTCAAAACCCTCCAGTTTTACAGACCGTTTAATTCTATAATATGAACTGAGTGGGTATATTAACTCAGAATAAACAGATTCTATTAATCTCATATATGATGGATGAATCTTCATGTCAAGAAATATCATGAGTTCGTATTCATCATTAGTAATTTTGAAATCATGAAATTCTAGTTTGTTTATGTCATTAAGTGTCTCAAACGCTATGGAAGCTATTTTCTCAAAATTTTGAAGTATTAAAATAAGGATGGAGTTATCATCGTTTTTTAACTCTTCAAGAAATAGATATATGTCATTGTATGACTTGTGATGTAAGAATTTTTCAGGTATATTTTCAATGTACTTCCAAAGAGCTAAAAACTCGTTATGTGGAGAATTTTCTAATATTGGGATTTCACATTTAATCCTATTAATTCTATAGTCATGTAATTCTTCAGTAAGGGGATTCTTTCCAATTACTCTTTGAACATTTACATTTTTCGACATTTCTTTCATATTCTCTTTTAAATAATAAAGTATTACCTAATTTCATCAAAAATCATTTATTGATATTTGCTATTTTTATTCTAAGGTTATACCACCAACAATCTAAAAAATAGGAACTCATCATGAAAGTACTCACCATAAACAGAAGCCTACGCAAAGGAAGTAACACAGCAGCAATGCGGAGATAAAAACCCATGAATGAGAACAACCTTTCCGATAACCAGTCAGATTTCATCCTTTACACTTCAAATGATGGTGAAGTGAAGGTCGATGTTGCACTGGAAGATGAAACTATCTGGCTGACTCAGAAATCGATTGGTGAGCTGTTCGGAAAATCAAAATCAACGATTAGCGAGCATATTAAAAAAATATATGCGGAAGGAGAATTACAGATTGGCTCAACTGTTCGGAATTTCCGAACAGTTCAGATGGAAGGATCGAGACAGGTGGAAAGAGATCTGGAATACTACAACCTCGATGTCATCATATCTGTTGGCTACCGTGTCAACAGTTTTCAGGCAACCCAGTTCCGCATCTGGGCTACCCGGACCCTGAAAGAGTACATCATCAAAGGATTCGTACTGGATGATGAACGGCTCAAGCAGGGGAAGCAGGTATTCGGAAAGGACTATTTCGAGGAACTCCTTGAGCGTATCAGGGAGATCCGTGCAAGTGAGAGGCGGTTCTACCAGAAAATCACCGACATATACGCTCTATCTGCAGATTATAACAAAAATGCACCACAAACAAAGGAATTCTTTGCCACGGTACAGAATAAGCTCCACTGGGCTATCACCGGAAAAACAGCGGCAGAGATTATTTATGACTCCGCTGACGCAACAAAATTGCACATGGGCCTGACAAACTGGAAACAGGCACCTGATGGGAAGATACTGAAATCTGATGTCACAGTTGCCAAGAACTATCTGGGGGATGCTCATATCAGGGAACTCAACCGTTTGGTCTCTGCATATCTCGACCTCGCAGAAAACCGTGCAC from Methanolobus tindarius DSM 2278 harbors:
- a CDS encoding virulence RhuM family protein is translated as MNENNLSDNQSDFILYTSNDGEVKVDVALEDETIWLTQKSIGELFGKSKSTISEHIKKIYAEGELQIGSTVRNFRTVQMEGSRQVERDLEYYNLDVIISVGYRVNSFQATQFRIWATRTLKEYIIKGFVLDDERLKQGKQVFGKDYFEELLERIREIRASERRFYQKITDIYALSADYNKNAPQTKEFFATVQNKLHWAITGKTAAEIIYDSADATKLHMGLTNWKQAPDGKILKSDVTVAKNYLGDAHIRELNRLVSAYLDLAENRAQRQILMKMQDWSEFLHNFLELSSYPILKDKGRVSALEAKLKAEQEYKEYRVKQDTNYISDFDREVRRIMENKDNYN
- a CDS encoding transposase, giving the protein MEFREISDDQWKFIKPHLPPQPITGRKRADDRKVINGILFVLITGCRWGDMPAIYGSQATAWRRLKRWSEEGIWNRIMESLRDSAYQNGKFSMDVVCVDSSFIETKKGEKTPHTTVIKKGKA
- a CDS encoding PEF-CTERM sorting domain-containing protein codes for the protein MKKILTLLAVLISLVGMASAATTVELDETDFGCTEAQFDVTVTEYTTYVEWMVEIDPSIAPISSATGVQLAISDQTAPVFILGVMPGEGGIDDSQPAYKEYSGGWGPATNALPAGMSVTGNNADLTKATTFTIMIDKTVFECESFRWAMNVVIDDDNDPGPDNAQCKYPIGWGWSSPACDYVPMEISCDQGEIPEFPTVALPIAAIIGLAFVFQRRKD
- a CDS encoding transposase — translated: MHVCVSCDGFPLTIQIASGKEHDSQQFIKIMESIKVKTDRKPRTRPLEVLADSAYDNVAIRKYLRSRAIKSNIPVNSRNEKHRKRGRPTRFEYESYHKRGTIERFFAWLKMGFRKIASRYERLNIVFKGLLDIACFLLCWKKIGERF